A genomic window from Candidatus Krumholzibacteriia bacterium includes:
- the ispE gene encoding 4-(cytidine 5'-diphospho)-2-C-methyl-D-erythritol kinase, producing the protein MTQESLRAFAPAKLNLGLEVIRQRSDGFHDLETIFQAIDFGDDLEFSKVKGRDGLRMKVEGLPLSTGPDNLVSQAWDILRPLLPPGEQGLNVRLHKRIPTGSGLGGGSSNAAATLKAISRLWSLKLSPDQMAELALQLGCDVPFFLRGGTAIGRGRGEILEPLVPLSSGAFLLLFPGISVSTTWAFGQVKLGLTRHSYRIRVEQVKAYLARFPSPAMVLKNRLEDAVVPSYPVMGTAAEALTESGAVHVSMSGSGSCLFGTYPDIKSAEEVCEALKERWECRVAAPYPGGAGCETV; encoded by the coding sequence ATGACACAGGAATCTCTTCGCGCATTTGCCCCGGCAAAACTGAATCTTGGACTCGAGGTTATTCGCCAGCGGTCCGATGGTTTTCATGATCTGGAGACCATCTTTCAGGCCATCGATTTCGGGGATGATCTTGAGTTTAGCAAGGTGAAAGGCCGCGACGGCCTGCGCATGAAAGTCGAGGGGCTTCCCCTTTCCACCGGACCGGACAATCTGGTCAGCCAGGCCTGGGACATCCTGCGCCCCTTGCTACCCCCTGGGGAACAGGGACTCAATGTTCGTCTCCACAAGAGAATTCCTACCGGATCCGGCCTCGGGGGAGGAAGCAGTAATGCGGCAGCAACACTCAAGGCCATCTCGCGCCTCTGGAGCTTAAAGCTGTCCCCGGATCAAATGGCGGAACTGGCCCTGCAACTTGGTTGCGATGTCCCCTTTTTCCTTCGGGGAGGCACGGCCATCGGACGGGGGCGAGGGGAGATCCTGGAGCCTCTTGTTCCCCTGTCCAGCGGTGCCTTTCTCCTCCTGTTTCCGGGGATCTCTGTCTCCACGACCTGGGCTTTCGGGCAGGTGAAATTGGGCTTGACACGTCATTCCTATCGAATTAGGGTGGAACAAGTTAAGGCGTATCTTGCCCGTTTCCCGTCTCCCGCCATGGTTCTCAAAAATCGGCTGGAAGACGCAGTAGTCCCATCTTATCCGGTCATGGGAACGGCGGCAGAAGCCCTGACGGAGTCCGGCGCGGTTCATGTATCCATGTCCGGAAGCGGCTCTTGTCTTTTCGGCACCTACCCGGATATCAAGAGCGCAGAAGAAGTTTGTGAGGCCCTGAAAGAGCGGTGGGAGTGCCGGGTGGCGGCCCCATATCCCGGGGGCGCAGGGTGCGAGACAGTCTGA
- the udk gene encoding uridine kinase: MSDPVVIGIAGGSGSGKTSVARKVQSFFPYERVLILSHDSYYRHYPEMSLEERSGLNFDHPSAFETDLLIAHIDELKSGRRIVQPNYDYETHLRQEEGLPMGPGDIVLLEGILVLEDARLRDRMDIRIFIDADADERFIRRLQRDVKSRERDLESIIRQYTATVRPMHLQFVESSKRYADLIIPEGAHNEVAIDLLVTKIHDILNRKNLEQENGE; encoded by the coding sequence ATGAGTGATCCAGTTGTCATCGGAATTGCCGGGGGTAGTGGCTCGGGGAAGACCAGCGTGGCCCGCAAGGTGCAAAGCTTCTTTCCCTATGAGCGCGTGCTCATCCTCAGCCATGATTCCTATTACCGGCACTATCCGGAGATGAGCCTTGAAGAGCGCTCGGGGTTGAACTTCGACCATCCTTCCGCCTTTGAAACCGACCTTCTGATCGCACACATTGATGAACTGAAGTCCGGTCGCAGAATCGTGCAGCCGAACTACGACTATGAAACGCACCTCCGTCAGGAGGAAGGTTTGCCCATGGGTCCCGGAGACATTGTCCTGCTCGAAGGCATTCTGGTTCTGGAGGATGCGCGACTTCGGGACCGAATGGACATCCGGATCTTTATCGACGCGGATGCCGATGAGCGTTTCATCCGGAGATTGCAGCGGGATGTGAAGAGTCGGGAGAGGGATCTGGAATCCATTATTCGGCAGTACACGGCAACGGTGCGCCCCATGCATCTTCAGTTTGTTGAATCAAGCAAGCGATACGCGGATCTCATTATCCCCGAGGGCGCACACAATGAGGTTGCCATTGATCTTCTCGTGACCAAGATTCACGACATCCTCAATCGCAAGAACCTGGAACAGGAGAATGGAGAATGA
- a CDS encoding 50S ribosomal protein L25, producing MKTVSLKAQSRQGKGKSVTRKLRASGQIPGNLYGAGVPSESIQLNNTELETMFRLHKGGNFLIELEIDDNEAILTLIREHQIHPVSRKHVHLDFQRVQLGQKLNVDIPIYLTGEAIGAKDFGGTVEQVLRSVSVSCLPREIPDFIEIDINELGINDSIHVGSLDVPNVEFLVDESQTVVLCAPPRLSTEAEDEEPEEGLEGEEAAEGEGEETAEGSSKEDAE from the coding sequence ATGAAAACCGTATCCCTCAAGGCCCAGAGCCGCCAGGGCAAGGGGAAGTCTGTCACCCGCAAACTGCGTGCTTCCGGACAGATTCCAGGCAACCTCTACGGTGCCGGAGTCCCTTCTGAGTCCATCCAGTTGAACAACACGGAACTGGAAACCATGTTTCGTCTGCACAAGGGCGGGAACTTCCTGATTGAGTTGGAAATCGACGATAATGAAGCGATTCTCACGCTTATCCGGGAACACCAGATCCATCCCGTGAGCCGCAAGCATGTCCACCTCGATTTCCAGCGCGTCCAGCTCGGTCAGAAGTTGAATGTCGACATTCCCATTTACCTGACCGGTGAAGCCATTGGTGCAAAGGATTTCGGTGGCACGGTCGAGCAGGTTCTGCGCAGTGTCAGTGTCAGTTGCCTGCCCCGTGAGATCCCCGACTTCATTGAGATCGATATCAATGAACTCGGAATCAATGACTCTATCCATGTGGGAAGCCTGGATGTTCCCAATGTGGAGTTCCTGGTCGATGAAAGTCAGACCGTCGTCCTCTGTGCGCCTCCGCGCCTGAGTACCGAGGCAGAAGATGAAGAACCCGAAGAAGGCCTGGAAGGGGAAGAGGCTGCTGAGGGTGAGGGCGAAGAGACTGCTGAAGGGTCTTCCAAAGAAGATGCTGAATAG
- a CDS encoding SIS domain-containing protein, producing MDLNRRIRRHLEGHAETLSRLSEMEEGILDSARAIAEVLSAGGRVYLAGNGGSAADAQHIAAEMEGRFRIERPARAVHCLTCNSSTFSSIANDYGFDQVFSRQVEGFLEKGDLLILISTSGQSPNLVSAAKSAKEKGVSLLALLGRDGGELLALCERNLLVPSAETAWIQEAHITLGHMLCDLVDEILEREGL from the coding sequence ATGGATCTGAACCGGAGAATCCGGCGGCATCTGGAAGGACATGCGGAAACCCTGTCCAGGCTCTCGGAGATGGAAGAGGGCATTCTCGATTCCGCCAGAGCCATTGCGGAGGTTCTCTCTGCAGGGGGCCGAGTCTACCTTGCCGGAAACGGCGGGAGTGCGGCCGACGCCCAGCACATTGCTGCTGAGATGGAGGGGCGATTCCGAATTGAGCGTCCGGCCCGGGCGGTTCATTGCCTCACTTGCAACAGCTCTACCTTCAGTTCCATTGCCAATGACTACGGATTCGATCAGGTCTTCTCCCGACAGGTGGAGGGTTTTCTGGAAAAGGGCGATCTCCTGATTTTGATTTCCACGAGCGGTCAGAGTCCCAACCTGGTTTCCGCAGCGAAGAGTGCGAAGGAGAAGGGAGTCTCCCTTCTGGCTCTTCTCGGGCGGGATGGGGGAGAACTTCTGGCTCTCTGTGAGCGCAACCTCCTGGTTCCTTCCGCCGAAACAGCCTGGATTCAGGAAGCTCATATCACGCTTGGACACATGCTCTGTGATCTGGTGGATGAAATTCTGGAAAGGGAAGGCTTGTAG
- the spoVG gene encoding septation regulator SpoVG → MEITEVRISLREDEKLKAFASITFEDSFVVRGLKIIEGANGTFVAMPSRRRNDGTYQDVAHPVNNETRQRIEARILGEYARELSLEREGKALASSGTDDY, encoded by the coding sequence ATGGAAATCACAGAAGTCCGGATTTCTCTGAGGGAAGACGAGAAGCTCAAGGCCTTCGCCAGTATTACCTTTGAGGACAGCTTCGTGGTTAGGGGTCTGAAGATTATCGAGGGCGCGAACGGCACTTTCGTGGCCATGCCCAGCCGTCGCAGAAATGACGGAACCTATCAGGACGTGGCCCATCCTGTGAACAATGAAACCCGGCAGAGGATTGAGGCGAGGATACTCGGCGAATATGCCAGGGAACTGAGCCTGGAGCGGGAGGGAAAAGCTCTTGCTTCTTCCGGCACCGATGATTACTAG
- the rfbD gene encoding dTDP-4-dehydrorhamnose reductase, whose protein sequence is MRILVTGSGGMLGRRLLEEASARGHFALGLDQPRWKLENPEEAVALIRSQSPDLILHTAALTDVDGCESREKEALQINGLATKFLADAAGESGWRFLYISTDYVFDGNKGAPYEVDDPTGPATVYGRSKLLGEEACLSAGGLAIRLSWLFGPQGRNFVRSVALRLNEGEKLKVVDDQKGRPTFTRDAAQSILALAESQESGIYHLSNHGETTWFAFARKIAQLMGLDESRVRPCSSEEYPTPAPRPADSRLSTRRLEAFRHALPDWENALERYMEEEGWI, encoded by the coding sequence ATGCGGATTCTGGTGACCGGATCGGGAGGCATGCTGGGTCGCCGCCTTCTGGAGGAGGCTTCCGCCCGCGGGCATTTCGCCCTGGGGCTTGATCAGCCCCGCTGGAAGCTGGAAAACCCGGAAGAGGCAGTAGCCCTTATCCGTTCCCAGTCTCCGGACCTCATCCTTCACACTGCGGCACTGACCGATGTCGATGGCTGTGAGTCCCGGGAGAAAGAAGCCCTGCAGATCAATGGACTGGCTACGAAGTTCCTCGCCGATGCGGCCGGGGAATCGGGCTGGCGCTTTCTCTATATCAGCACCGACTATGTATTTGACGGGAATAAGGGAGCGCCCTACGAGGTCGATGACCCGACAGGACCCGCAACAGTGTACGGGCGTTCGAAACTCCTGGGCGAGGAGGCCTGCCTTTCAGCAGGGGGGCTTGCGATTCGCCTCAGTTGGCTCTTCGGTCCCCAGGGCAGGAATTTCGTTCGCAGTGTTGCATTGAGGCTGAATGAGGGCGAGAAGCTGAAAGTGGTGGACGACCAGAAAGGGCGGCCCACCTTCACCCGGGACGCGGCCCAGAGCATTCTGGCACTTGCCGAATCGCAGGAGAGTGGGATCTACCATCTTAGCAACCATGGTGAAACGACCTGGTTTGCCTTTGCCCGCAAAATCGCCCAGTTGATGGGATTGGACGAGAGCAGGGTGAGGCCCTGTTCTTCGGAGGAGTATCCCACTCCTGCCCCGCGTCCTGCCGACAGCCGCCTGTCCACACGAAGGCTGGAAGCCTTTCGCCATGCCCTGCCGGACTGGGAAAATGCGCTCGAACGTTACATGGAGGAAGAGGGATGGATCTGA
- a CDS encoding ribose-phosphate pyrophosphokinase: protein MFGNRDNLRLMSGNASQSLSVRIAASLGLPLTKTTAEKFSDGEIHLQLGENIRGVDAFIVQSTPAPADNLLELLMMIDACKRASADRVTAVIPYFGYARQDRKDRPRVPITAKLVANLIAGAGADRVLTMDLHAPQIQGFFDLPLDHLLAAPVLLDHVRKLDLEPLAVVAPDVGSVKMARAFAKRLGADLAIVDKRRPAPNVSECLDLIGSVEEKHVIIFDDMIDTAGTLVEASKLCKDQGALTVHATATHAVFSGPAKDRIDESPLSSVAVTDSLGIEESRFPRNCTVLDIAPLLAEAIRRIHNAESVSSLFI, encoded by the coding sequence ATGTTCGGGAACCGGGACAATCTGCGTCTGATGTCGGGGAATGCCAGTCAGAGCCTTTCAGTCAGAATTGCCGCTTCCCTGGGGCTTCCACTCACGAAGACCACCGCGGAGAAGTTCAGCGACGGGGAAATCCACCTGCAACTGGGAGAGAATATCCGGGGCGTGGATGCCTTTATCGTGCAGTCCACTCCGGCGCCTGCTGACAACCTCCTGGAACTCCTGATGATGATCGATGCCTGTAAGAGAGCGTCCGCCGATCGTGTTACGGCAGTGATTCCCTACTTCGGCTACGCGCGACAGGATCGAAAGGATCGCCCGCGGGTTCCCATTACGGCGAAGCTCGTGGCCAACCTGATTGCCGGTGCCGGGGCCGACAGGGTTCTCACCATGGATCTTCATGCCCCGCAGATTCAGGGTTTCTTTGATCTTCCTCTCGACCACCTTTTGGCCGCACCGGTTCTTCTCGACCATGTTCGCAAGCTGGATCTGGAGCCGCTGGCCGTGGTCGCTCCCGATGTGGGAAGCGTGAAGATGGCCCGAGCCTTCGCAAAGCGCCTGGGTGCAGACCTTGCGATTGTGGACAAGAGGCGCCCTGCTCCCAATGTGTCCGAGTGTCTGGATCTGATTGGCAGCGTTGAAGAGAAACATGTCATTATCTTCGACGACATGATCGACACTGCCGGAACTCTGGTCGAGGCTTCGAAACTCTGCAAGGATCAGGGAGCCTTGACGGTTCACGCCACCGCCACCCATGCGGTTTTTTCAGGCCCGGCCAAGGACAGGATCGATGAATCGCCTCTTTCCAGCGTTGCCGTGACCGATTCTCTGGGGATAGAGGAATCCAGATTTCCCAGAAATTGCACGGTTTTGGACATTGCCCCCTTGCTTGCCGAGGCAATTCGACGTATTCATAATGCCGAGTCTGTAAGTTCTTTGTTTATTTGA
- a CDS encoding UbiA prenyltransferase family protein: MTAILALFEGMRPRQWVKNFLLLFGVVFARQAGNPDSLLLAFQGFAVFCLLSGSVYLFNDRLDLEQDRCHPKKCHRPMASGRLGEGLFRAAFPVFVLLALVWSWSLGKNFFLLALAFFLLNLLYSTWMKHQVVLDVFGIAMNFVMRAVAGVAVLAPQMVAGFEGSGVSDSGSVFLSPWLLVTTFFGALFLAFAKRRSELLHLEKPESHRRVLKNYTAPLLDQLLSISAAAVLLSYALYTLWPQTVEHLGQDILLSAFFVTYGVMRYFYLIYRRDLGGDPSEVFLRDRPLQFGILLYVLSVLYSVGT; this comes from the coding sequence ATGACCGCAATCCTTGCCCTTTTCGAGGGAATGCGCCCGCGGCAGTGGGTGAAGAACTTCCTCCTCCTTTTCGGAGTTGTCTTTGCCCGGCAGGCCGGCAACCCGGATTCCCTTCTGCTTGCCTTTCAGGGCTTTGCTGTTTTCTGCCTGCTCTCCGGCTCGGTCTATCTTTTCAACGACCGACTGGATCTGGAGCAGGACCGCTGTCATCCAAAGAAGTGTCACCGCCCCATGGCTTCCGGTCGTTTGGGTGAAGGTCTCTTTCGAGCGGCCTTTCCCGTTTTCGTCTTACTGGCACTAGTATGGAGCTGGAGTCTCGGGAAGAACTTCTTTTTACTGGCCCTGGCTTTTTTCCTCCTGAACCTGCTCTATTCCACCTGGATGAAGCATCAGGTCGTTCTCGATGTCTTTGGCATTGCGATGAACTTTGTGATGCGGGCCGTAGCCGGGGTGGCAGTGCTGGCTCCTCAAATGGTGGCCGGTTTCGAGGGAAGCGGCGTGTCGGATTCCGGCTCTGTCTTCCTCAGCCCCTGGCTTCTGGTGACCACCTTCTTTGGTGCCCTTTTTCTGGCATTTGCAAAGCGGCGAAGTGAGCTTCTCCATTTGGAGAAGCCGGAGTCTCATCGAAGGGTCCTGAAAAACTATACCGCGCCTCTTCTGGATCAACTTCTCAGCATTTCTGCAGCAGCGGTTCTTCTGTCCTATGCACTCTACACACTCTGGCCGCAGACCGTGGAACATCTTGGGCAGGACATCCTGCTCAGTGCCTTCTTTGTTACCTATGGAGTGATGCGATATTTCTACCTGATCTACCGAAGGGATCTCGGGGGAGACCCCTCCGAAGTGTTTTTGCGGGACCGCCCCCTTCAGTTTGGCATCCTGCTCTATGTTCTCAGCGTCCTCTACAGTGTGGGTACCTAG